One window of Lepeophtheirus salmonis chromosome Z, UVic_Lsal_1.4, whole genome shotgun sequence genomic DNA carries:
- the Ube4A gene encoding ubiquitin conjugation factor E4 A isoform X2 — protein sequence MSGGNPFGALFSEPNASENTKSSRRKMLSNVLGLVSPECEMDLSSLEHVLFERLIGENFDAPISYLIDSYFKIHPSMYNEPEYSLVKELINRNLCTAFTEPQLYEANSSVYQQFVESFLRDIDEENLKTNLIKDIAKRLISEGESLSKKFMYPILDIISKAIQDETTYTAISGNPLSVPAIRSLKHFLVQEDITESFLLYNFPKSSTARGVDYSRTLIGRLLTRSCIPESELSVSHYFEKPSRSSPNEHTAMESRVWQGLDSLQSLLFDLFKSALKQGPKVKHLTLKWIGDCLMANSGRAKIWTNERILMSYDHVSDGFMMNLGAVLLRLCEPFTKGVKNPKMLKIDLTYTANECSVSEDSFLRGIHLSNLNRDTTLVPREKEQELLTPMEEGKPYNFITDIYFLTHKAVDLGFGVVQEKILKLNKELVQLQELHRNSEASPEAKEDIQRRMDTVLQKYLCLKAVLIEPNYLESLMHLTGATCAWLVHSALSTEDISKSYSPLSFPLPNQNFVSAKLYYIPEMIIENISEHLLVLRRFCPQTFENQGEQLPQIMDFILTFMGSAKWMKNPHLRAKMAENLECLLPIHELQNVTNSVFVRKMHREHIFFQYPHRLELIAALLHVFVSIETTGESVEFEQKFSYRRPMYDIMTYIWDKEEYRKKFVSLADEAEAHMEDENPPIFLRFVNLLINDANFLLDEALIYMKNIQEQQSERPSWESLPSNERQEREAEYMNMGRLARFHNIMGKETITVLDRLTSSIRSVFTHPTLADRIAEMLNHFLKNLVGPERKSFKVKNLDDYDFEPGEIVTNIAKIYVNYIDCKTFLYAVAKDGRSYSKDLFIQAEAVLNRIGKVQLCEELNVVGEKISKLANEKREEEELFANAPDEYLDPIMSILMRDPVTLPDSGQIVDRSTIARHLLSDQSDPFNRMPLSMDRILPNEALKEEIHEWMKKQKEAANQSS from the exons ATGAGTGGTGGAAATCCTTTTGGGGCTTTATTCTCTGAGCCTAATGCTTCAGAGAATACAAAAAGTTCCCGTCGAAAAATGTTATCCAATGTATTGGGACTCGTTTCTCCCGAATGTGAAATGGATCTCTCCTCATTAGAACATGTACTCTTTGAACGGCTCATTGGGGAAAACTTTGATGCGCCTATTTCATATCTGATTGATTCCTACTTTAAAATCCATCCCTCAATGTATAATGAACCCGAATATTCTCTTGTTAAAGAGCTAATTAATCGTAATTTATGCACAGCATTTACTGAACCACAACTCTATGAGGCCAATTCATCTGTCTATCAACAG TTTGTAGAATCTTTCCTTCGTGACATAGATGAAGAAAATCTAAAGAccaatttaattaaagatattgCAAAAAGATTAATTTCAGAAGGAGAGAGTCTTTCAAAGAAATTCATGTATCCTATTCTTGACATAATATCCAAAGCCATACAGGATGAAACTACTTACACTGCGATATCTGGAAACCCTTTGTCCGTTCCAGCAATTCGCTCCCTTAAGCATTTTCTTGTTCAGGAAGATATCACAGAATCCTTTTTACTCTATAATTTCCCAAAATCGAGCACGGCACGTGGTGTAGATTATTCCAGGACACTAATAGGGCGATTGCTTACAAG atcatgTATTCCAGAATCGGAACTATCCGTTTCCCATTATTTTGAGAAACCCTCTCGTTCCTCCCCTAATGAGCATACAGCAATGGAAAGCCGAGTTTGGCAAGGACTCGACTCACTTCAATCTTTgctatttgatttatttaaatccGCTTTAAAACAAGGTCCCAAAGTGAAGCATTTGACTTTAAAATGGATAGGCGATTGTTTAATGGCCAATTCTGGAAGAGCAAAAATTTGGACGAATGAGCGTATTTTGATGTCTTATGATCATGTCTCTGATGGCTTTATGATGAATCTTGGAGCTGTTTTATTAAGGTTGTGTGAACCTTTTACGAAAGGGGTAAAAAATCCGAAAATGCTAAAGATTGATCTAACTTATACAG caaatgaATGCTCAGTATCTGAGGATAGTTTTCTTCGAGGAATTCATTTGAGTAATTTAAATAGAGATACAACTTTAGTTCCACGCGAAAAGGAACAAGAATTGCTTACTCCAATGGAAGAAGGAAAACCATACAATTTCATAACAGACATATATTTCCTCACTCATAAGGCCGTTGATTTAGGGTTTGGTGTTGTTCaggaaaaaattctaaagttgAATAAGGAATTAGTTCAACTGCAAGAATTGCATAGAAATTCTGAAGCTTCACCTGAAGCCAAAGAGGATATACAACGTCGCATGGATACTGtactgcaaaaatatttatgtttaaaagctGTTCTGATAGAGCCTAACTATCTGGAATCCTTAATGCATTTAACAGGAGCCACCTGTGCATGGTTGGTTCATTCAGCTTTGTCAACAGAAGACATATCAAAATCCTACTCTCCATTAAGCTTTCCATTGCCCAACCAAAATTTTGTATCAGCTAAACTTTACTACATTCCTGAAATGATCATAGAAAATATTAGTGAGCATTTGTTGGTTTTAAGAAGATTTTGTCCACAGACCTTCGAGAATCAAGGAGAACAATTACCACAGatcatggattttattttaacatttatggGGTCGgcaaaatggatgaaaaatcCTCATTTAAGAgcaaaaatggctgaaaatttGGAATGTTTATTACCTATTCATGAACTTCAAAATGTTACTAACAGTGTGTTTGTTCGTAAAATGCATAGggaacacattttttttcaatatccgCATAG GCTAGAGTTAATAGCTGCATTACTTCATGTGTTTGTTAGCATAGAGACTACAGGCGAGTCAGTTGAATTCGAGCAAAAATTTTCTTACAGAAGACCGATGTACGATATCATGACTTATATATGGGACAAGGAAGAATATAGAAAAAA ATTTGTAAGCTTAGCAGACGAAGCCGAAGCACACATGGAAGATGAAAATCCACCAATCTTTCTTCGCTTTGTCAATCTTTTGATCAACGATGCCAATTTTCTTTTAGATGAAGCATTaatatacatgaaaaatattcagGAGCAACAGAGCGAACGCCCCTCATGGGAGTCTCTCCCATCAAATGAACGCCAAGAAAGAGAAGCAGAATATATGAATATGGGTCGCCTTGCACGTTTTCATAATATCATGGGAAAAGAAACAATCACAGTCTTGGACAGACTTACTAGTAGCATAAGATCAGTTTTTACTCATCCAACTTTGGCTGACCGTATAGCTGAAATGCTgaatcactttttaaaaaatctagtaGGACCTGAACGAAAAAGTTTCAAAG ttaaaAACTTGGATGACTATGATTTCGAACCTGGAGAGATCGTTACAAACATTGCTAAAATTTATGTGAATTATATTGATTGTAAGACTTTCTTATATGCTGTTGCTAAAGATGGTAGATCGTACAGTAAAGACCTCTTTATTCAAGCGGAAGCTGTTTTGAATAGAATTGGAAAAGTGCAATTGTGTGAGGAATTAAATGTTGTAGGTGAAAAGATTTCTAAATTGGCAAATGAGAAACGTGAAGAAGAAGAGCTTTTTGCAAATGCTCCTGATGAATATTTGGACCCAATTATGTCAATTCTTATGAGAGATCCTGTAACCCTTCCCGACTCGGGGCAGATAGTAGACAGATCCACCATTGCAAGACACTTACTCTCAGACCAGAGTGACCCTTTCAATAGAATGCCTCTTAGTATGGATCGAATATTACCCAATGAAGCTCTCAAGGAAGAGATTCATGAATGGATGAAGAAACAAAAGGAAGCCGCAAATCAGTCATCATAA
- the g gene encoding AP-3 complex subunit delta-1, with protein MALLKVKGNLERLFDKNLNDLVRGIRNNNKEEDGRSAYIANCLEEIKTELRNPNLAVKTNAIAKLTYLQMLGYDISWAGFNIIEVMSSTKFTEKRLGYLSACQSFHSETEVLMLATNLIRKDINSHNTHDTGVALSSLSCFMSPDLARDLHSDILSLLTSTRPYVRKKAVLILYKVFLKYPDALRPSFPRLKEKLEDPDPGVQSAAVNVICELARKNPKNYLSLAPTFFKLMTSSSNNWMMIKIIKLFGALTPLEPRLGKKLIEPLTKLIHSTSAMSLLYECINTVIAVLISISSGMPNHTAAIQLCVQKLRILIEDSDQNLKYLGLLAMSKILKTHPKSVQGHKDLILRCLDDSDDSIRLRALDLLYAMVNKKNLMEIVKKLMIHMSKAEGTIYRDELIEKTIQICSQNDYIHITNFEWYISVLVELARMDIGVQHGKLVAHQLMDVSIRVSSIRPFAVTQMTLFIENQHLLIPNPSSAEVLYAAVWVCGEFASEVNHIEKVLDCMLKDRELEYLPGHILCVYIHNALKLFIYIAESKLSSGVEEDILSVIQIGKNLEDQLNHFLASADLEVQERASVVTQFVRYALKHLEKNESLLEELSIFTQGDLNPVAPKAQKKVPIPEGLDLDEWINEPLEDDSKSSSSLSSSDDEKVLFVPIGDSEKSSSSKKKKKSKSKKKKKITSSSKEPFDVRKEPTKEELEEYRQTRLREQNNNPNYLKDVKMTPKSSEEKIDLSPEEPSPQELGVQLHIPGLTSIDKYFVDHGLSMKSGKNSHKKAKKEKKHKKRSKEGEVNGHDYDEVEDNNSENHNNVFVSKNIDMPEGAVISDEDADILHEDDPHKALGNINLDDLVKESKPVYISKEQDAIPAILFGERPKKVKKHKKKKRRIRKRVVMEMST; from the exons ATGGCTCTCCTCAAAGTAAAAGGAAATTTGGAGAGACTTTTTGACAAGAATTTGAATGATTTGGTTCGTGGAATTCGGAATAATAATAAGGAGGAAGATGGTCGATCCGCCTACATTGCAAATTGTCTGGAAGAGATCAAAACAGAGTTGCGAAATCCTAATTTGGCCGTTAAGACCAATGCTATTGCCAAATTAACATATCTGCAAATGTTGGGCTATGATATATCTTGGGCTGGATTCAACATCATTGAGGTGATGTCGAGTACGAAGTTCACTGAGAAACGATTAG GTTATCTATCCGCTTGTCAATCCTTTCACTCAGAAACAGAAGTTCTCATGTTGGCCACCAATCTAATTCGAAAGGATATCAATTCCCATAACACACATGATACCGGTGTTGCGCTCTCATCTCTCTCTTGTTTCATGTCTCCTGACCTTGCAAGAGATCTGCATTCAGATATTTTATCCCTTCTAACCTCTACAAGACCCTACGTTCGAAAGAAGGCTGTTCTCATTCTGTATAAGGTGTTTTTAAAGTATCCTGATGCGTTAAGACCCTCCTTTCCAAGATTGAAGGAAAAGTTGGAAGATCCTGATCCTGGAGTACAATCTGCAGCTGTTAATGTCATATGTGAATTAGCTagaaaaaatcctaaaaattatttgagtttAGCCCCCACGTTCTTTAAACTCATGACGTCTTCCTCCAACAATTGGATgatgattaaaattataaaattgtttggtGCATTGACACCCCTTGAACCaagattaggaaaaaaattaatagagcCCTTAACCAAACTTATACATTCCACTTCCGCAATGAGTTTACTCTACGAGTGTATCAATACCGTCATAGCTGTTCTCATATCTATTTCTAGTGGAATGCCTAATCATACGGCAGCTATTCAATTGTGTGTTCAAAAGTTACGTATTTTGATTGAGGATTCTGATCAGAACCTAAAATATCTCGGCCTTCTTGCCAtgtccaaaattttaaagactCACCCGAAATCTGTACAAGGGCATAAGGATTTAATTTTACGTTGTTTGGATGACTCTGATGACTCCATTCGACTAAGAGCCTTGGATTTGCTATATGCAATGGTTAATAAAAAGAACTTGATGGAAATCGTGAAAAAACTTATGATTCATATGAGTAAAGCTGAAGGCACCATATATAGAGATGAACTAATAGAAAAAACCATTCAAATCTGTTCACAAAATGACTACATTCACATAACCAATTTTGAGTGGTATATATCAGTATTAGTAGAGCTAGCCAGAATGGACATTGGAGTACAGCATGGAAAACTTGTTGCACATCAATTAATGGACGTTTCTATTCGTGTGTCTTCTATCCGACCTTTTGCAGTGACTCAAATGACgctatttattgaaaatcaacaCTTGTTGATTCCAAATCCATCCTCAGCCGAAGTTCTGTATGCTGCTGTATGGGTATGTGGGGAATTTGCCTCGGAGGtaaatcatattgaaaaagttttggATTGTATGCTCAAAGATAGGGAATTAGAATATTTACCGGGACATATCCTATgtgtatatattcataatgctctaaaattatttatttacatcgcCGAATCTAAGCTTAGCTCTGGAGTAGAAGAAGATATACTCTCTGTGATTCAAATTGGGAAAAATCTTGAGGACCAACTGAACCATTTTCTCGCCTCAGCAGATCTTGAGGTCCAAGAAAGGGCCTCAGTAGTTACTCAATTTGTTAGATATGCTTTAAAACATCTTGAGAAAAATGAATCTCTTTTGGAAGAGCTATCTATCTTTACCCAGGGTGACCTTAATCCCGTAGCCCCAAAAGCTCAGAAGAAAGTACCCATTCCAGAGGGCTTAGATCTTGATGAATGGATCAATGAACCATTGGAAGATGATTCAAAGTCCTCATCTTCACTTTCTTCTTCAGATGATGAAAAAGTACTTTTTGTTCCTATTGGGGATTCAGAGAAAAGTTCCAGttccaagaaaaagaaaaagtctaaaagcaagaaaaaaaagaaaattacatcaTCCAGCAAAGAGCCTTTTGATGTACGCAAGGAACCCACAAAAGAAGAGTTAGAAGAGTATCGCCAAACTCGTCTTCGTGAACAAAATAACAATCCCAACTACTTGAAAGATGTTAAGATGACTCCAAAATCTTCTGAAGAAAAGATAGACCTTTCTCCCGAGGAACCATCTCCTCAAGAGCTCGGTGTCCAACTTCACATACCTGGATTAACCTCTatcgataaatattttgttgatcatGGCTTATCCATGAAGAGTGGTAAGAATTCTCATAAGAAAgcgaaaaaggaaaaaaagcaCAAAAAGAGAAGTAAAGAAGGAGAAGTGAATGGTCATGACTATGATGAAGTGGAAGACAATAATAGTGAGAATCATAATAACGTTTTTGTCAGTAAGAACATTGACATGCCTGAAGGGGCTGTTATTAGTGATGAGGATGCTGATATTCTTCACGAAGATGACCCTCATAAAGCTTTAGGAAATATAAATCTAGACGATTTAGTAAAAGAGTCTAAACCCGTGTATATAAGCAAGGAGCAAGATGCTATTCCAGCGATACTCTTTGGCGAGAGGCCCAAGAAAGTAAAGAagcacaaaaagaaaaaaagaaggataagaAAAAGAGTAGTAATGGAGATGTCGACATAA
- the Ube4A gene encoding ubiquitin conjugation factor E4 A isoform X1, translating into MSGGNPFGALFSEPNASENTKSSRRKMLSNVLGLVSPECEMDLSSLEHVLFERLIGENFDAPISYLIDSYFKIHPSMYNEPEYSLVKELINRNLCTAFTEPQLYEANSSVYQQFVESFLRDIDEENLKTNLIKDIAKRLISEGESLSKKFMYPILDIISKAIQDETTYTAISGNPLSVPAIRSLKHFLVQEDITESFLLYNFPKSSTARGVDYSRTLIGRLLTRSCIPESELSVSHYFEKPSRSSPNEHTAMESRVWQGLDSLQSLLFDLFKSALKQGPKVKHLTLKWIGDCLMANSGRAKIWTNERILMSYDHVSDGFMMNLGAVLLRLCEPFTKGVKNPKMLKIDLTYTANECSVSEDSFLRGIHLSNLNRDTTLVPREKEQELLTPMEEGKPYNFITDIYFLTHKAVDLGFGVVQEKILKLNKELVQLQELHRNSEASPEAKEDIQRRMDTVLQKYLCLKAVLIEPNYLESLMHLTGATCAWLVHSALSTEDISKSYSPLSFPLPNQNFVSAKLYYIPEMIIENISEHLLVLRRFCPQTFENQGEQLPQIMDFILTFMGSAKWMKNPHLRAKMAENLECLLPIHELQNVTNSVFVRKMHREHIFFQYPHRLELIAALLHVFVSIETTGESVEFEQKFSYRRPMYDIMTYIWDKEEYRKKFVSLADEAEAHMEDENPPIFLRFVNLLINDANFLLDEALIYMKNIQEQQSERPSWESLPSNERQEREAEYMNMGRLARFHNIMGKETITVLDRLTSSIRSVFTHPTLADRIAEMLNHFLKNLVGPERKSFKGLTFKNLDDYDFEPGEIVTNIAKIYVNYIDCKTFLYAVAKDGRSYSKDLFIQAEAVLNRIGKVQLCEELNVVGEKISKLANEKREEEELFANAPDEYLDPIMSILMRDPVTLPDSGQIVDRSTIARHLLSDQSDPFNRMPLSMDRILPNEALKEEIHEWMKKQKEAANQSS; encoded by the exons ATGAGTGGTGGAAATCCTTTTGGGGCTTTATTCTCTGAGCCTAATGCTTCAGAGAATACAAAAAGTTCCCGTCGAAAAATGTTATCCAATGTATTGGGACTCGTTTCTCCCGAATGTGAAATGGATCTCTCCTCATTAGAACATGTACTCTTTGAACGGCTCATTGGGGAAAACTTTGATGCGCCTATTTCATATCTGATTGATTCCTACTTTAAAATCCATCCCTCAATGTATAATGAACCCGAATATTCTCTTGTTAAAGAGCTAATTAATCGTAATTTATGCACAGCATTTACTGAACCACAACTCTATGAGGCCAATTCATCTGTCTATCAACAG TTTGTAGAATCTTTCCTTCGTGACATAGATGAAGAAAATCTAAAGAccaatttaattaaagatattgCAAAAAGATTAATTTCAGAAGGAGAGAGTCTTTCAAAGAAATTCATGTATCCTATTCTTGACATAATATCCAAAGCCATACAGGATGAAACTACTTACACTGCGATATCTGGAAACCCTTTGTCCGTTCCAGCAATTCGCTCCCTTAAGCATTTTCTTGTTCAGGAAGATATCACAGAATCCTTTTTACTCTATAATTTCCCAAAATCGAGCACGGCACGTGGTGTAGATTATTCCAGGACACTAATAGGGCGATTGCTTACAAG atcatgTATTCCAGAATCGGAACTATCCGTTTCCCATTATTTTGAGAAACCCTCTCGTTCCTCCCCTAATGAGCATACAGCAATGGAAAGCCGAGTTTGGCAAGGACTCGACTCACTTCAATCTTTgctatttgatttatttaaatccGCTTTAAAACAAGGTCCCAAAGTGAAGCATTTGACTTTAAAATGGATAGGCGATTGTTTAATGGCCAATTCTGGAAGAGCAAAAATTTGGACGAATGAGCGTATTTTGATGTCTTATGATCATGTCTCTGATGGCTTTATGATGAATCTTGGAGCTGTTTTATTAAGGTTGTGTGAACCTTTTACGAAAGGGGTAAAAAATCCGAAAATGCTAAAGATTGATCTAACTTATACAG caaatgaATGCTCAGTATCTGAGGATAGTTTTCTTCGAGGAATTCATTTGAGTAATTTAAATAGAGATACAACTTTAGTTCCACGCGAAAAGGAACAAGAATTGCTTACTCCAATGGAAGAAGGAAAACCATACAATTTCATAACAGACATATATTTCCTCACTCATAAGGCCGTTGATTTAGGGTTTGGTGTTGTTCaggaaaaaattctaaagttgAATAAGGAATTAGTTCAACTGCAAGAATTGCATAGAAATTCTGAAGCTTCACCTGAAGCCAAAGAGGATATACAACGTCGCATGGATACTGtactgcaaaaatatttatgtttaaaagctGTTCTGATAGAGCCTAACTATCTGGAATCCTTAATGCATTTAACAGGAGCCACCTGTGCATGGTTGGTTCATTCAGCTTTGTCAACAGAAGACATATCAAAATCCTACTCTCCATTAAGCTTTCCATTGCCCAACCAAAATTTTGTATCAGCTAAACTTTACTACATTCCTGAAATGATCATAGAAAATATTAGTGAGCATTTGTTGGTTTTAAGAAGATTTTGTCCACAGACCTTCGAGAATCAAGGAGAACAATTACCACAGatcatggattttattttaacatttatggGGTCGgcaaaatggatgaaaaatcCTCATTTAAGAgcaaaaatggctgaaaatttGGAATGTTTATTACCTATTCATGAACTTCAAAATGTTACTAACAGTGTGTTTGTTCGTAAAATGCATAGggaacacattttttttcaatatccgCATAG GCTAGAGTTAATAGCTGCATTACTTCATGTGTTTGTTAGCATAGAGACTACAGGCGAGTCAGTTGAATTCGAGCAAAAATTTTCTTACAGAAGACCGATGTACGATATCATGACTTATATATGGGACAAGGAAGAATATAGAAAAAA ATTTGTAAGCTTAGCAGACGAAGCCGAAGCACACATGGAAGATGAAAATCCACCAATCTTTCTTCGCTTTGTCAATCTTTTGATCAACGATGCCAATTTTCTTTTAGATGAAGCATTaatatacatgaaaaatattcagGAGCAACAGAGCGAACGCCCCTCATGGGAGTCTCTCCCATCAAATGAACGCCAAGAAAGAGAAGCAGAATATATGAATATGGGTCGCCTTGCACGTTTTCATAATATCATGGGAAAAGAAACAATCACAGTCTTGGACAGACTTACTAGTAGCATAAGATCAGTTTTTACTCATCCAACTTTGGCTGACCGTATAGCTGAAATGCTgaatcactttttaaaaaatctagtaGGACCTGAACGAAAAAGTTTCAAAGGTTTGAcat ttaaaAACTTGGATGACTATGATTTCGAACCTGGAGAGATCGTTACAAACATTGCTAAAATTTATGTGAATTATATTGATTGTAAGACTTTCTTATATGCTGTTGCTAAAGATGGTAGATCGTACAGTAAAGACCTCTTTATTCAAGCGGAAGCTGTTTTGAATAGAATTGGAAAAGTGCAATTGTGTGAGGAATTAAATGTTGTAGGTGAAAAGATTTCTAAATTGGCAAATGAGAAACGTGAAGAAGAAGAGCTTTTTGCAAATGCTCCTGATGAATATTTGGACCCAATTATGTCAATTCTTATGAGAGATCCTGTAACCCTTCCCGACTCGGGGCAGATAGTAGACAGATCCACCATTGCAAGACACTTACTCTCAGACCAGAGTGACCCTTTCAATAGAATGCCTCTTAGTATGGATCGAATATTACCCAATGAAGCTCTCAAGGAAGAGATTCATGAATGGATGAAGAAACAAAAGGAAGCCGCAAATCAGTCATCATAA
- the LOC121130553 gene encoding AP-3 complex subunit delta-1-like, protein MDSNKIAVQMIITNVGEDQLSDKLEFDIVDSPHTRLLGKEDEQALLVVHNPGLQKNGSIQHLFIFEANDETYSRTVRGSVTYRKGKCLDFKINIPSSAFMMPCEGFEDALAAGLLIFQLSKSKATTKKFPQLLQLISSTLNFKVIEEIENSAYLFAKSIWNHRVAFLLKLDKGTKAFTVEGKSTDMNLLTCLMEEIKYLSI, encoded by the coding sequence ATGGACAGTAATAAGATTGCAGTTCAAATGATCATCACAAATGTTGGAGAGGATCAATTGTCTGATAAGCTTGAATTCGATATCGTCGACTCTCCTCACACTCGTCTACTTGGTAAAGAGGATGAACAAGCCCTTTTGGTTGTACATAATCCAGGACTCCAGAAAAATGGTTCCATTcaacatctttttatttttgaagctaATGATGAAACATATAGTCGTACAGTTCGAGGATCAGTTACCTATAGGAAAGGAAAATGCCTTGACTTTAAGATAAATATTCCGTCTTCCGCTTTTATGATGCCTTGCGAGGGCTTTGAAGATGCATTAGCTGCAGGCTTGCTTATTTTCCAATTGAGTAAAAGTAAAGCCACAACTAAAAAATTTCCCCaacttttacaattaatatCCAGTActctaaattttaaagttatcgAAGAGATTGAAAACTCTGCTTATTTATTTGCCAAATCAATCTGGAATCACCGAgttgcatttttattaaaattggataaAGGAACTAAGGCATTTACTGTGGAAGGCAAGTCGACTGATATGAATTTATTAACGTGTTTaatggaagaaataaaatatttgagtatttaG